A DNA window from Oncorhynchus keta strain PuntledgeMale-10-30-2019 unplaced genomic scaffold, Oket_V2 Un_scaffold_2042_pilon_pilon, whole genome shotgun sequence contains the following coding sequences:
- the brd9 gene encoding bromodomain-containing protein 9 isoform X7 produces MGKKHKKHKPEWRTVDDCEDKPFEKQLKLVLKVGGSEITELSGSGHDSSYYDDRSDHERERHKDKKKKKKKKSEKEKDKHVDDEERRRRKEEKRKKREREQNESEAATASASGVGLPTVVPSHTGVAVEPFMLPKIPNIGISFEQQEEKKRKRERSEMESEVMDQFHPNIKVEVEQQGDRPVRACRTAPESECTPRQQLLEHFLRQLQRKDAHGFFTFPVTDAIAPGYSVIIKHPMDFSTMNDKITDNEYKTVTEFKADFKLMCDNAMVYNRPETVYYKAAKKLLHTGFKMMSKAAILGDEDLASEEPPPEVISMPVESASAKKSKKPKDIKDMKEVISYLYEPEGNACSLTDSTAEEHVLALVEHAADEAHDRINRYMPNSKMGYLRKEPDGNLLYTVVNQLNPEAKEEETHPVDLSSLSNKLLPGLTTLGFKDDRRHKVTFLSSTYNTQTLQNNSIYPDLLPDEMDLLYSAYGDETGVQCALSIQEFVKGCGNVTKRLVDGLLDKMTAGDHSKAVYQIRQKRNMALPDEPKSNIYDMQMADGTGLGEGSSVLDFMSMKSYSDMSLEMSMLNSLGKSVKKEPGHEDGVSQQHFEEAAKLLQEFQEGQVERGGSRPSSNLSSLSGTSDRDQHHLGKDCRTTLSGAHPLTWLYQFLSPK; encoded by the exons ATGGGGAAGAAGCATAAAAAGCACAAGCCGGAGTGGAGAACAGTTGATG ACTGTGAGGACAAGCCTTTTGAGAAGCAGCTGAAGCTGGTGCTCAAAGTGGGAGGAAGTGAGATCACAGAACTCTCAGGCTCCGGCCATGACTCCAGTTACTACGACGACAGGTCAGACCATGAACGAGAGCGCCACAAggacaaaaagaagaagaagaagaaaaagtctGAGAAGGAGAAAGACAAACATGTagatgatgaggagaggagaagacggaAG gaagagaagaggaagaagagagagcgGGAGCAGAATGAATCAGAGGCTGCTACTGCCTCTGCCAGTGGTGTGGGCCTGCCCACTGTTGTGCCCAGTCACACTGGTGTGGCAGTCGAGCCTTTCATGCTGCCAAAGATACCAAACATTGGTATTAGTTTTGAG cagcaggaggagaagaagaggaagagggagaggtctGAGATGGAGTCGGAGGTGATGGACCAGTTTCACCCCAACATCAAGGTAGAGGTGGAGCAACAAGGAGACCGGCCTGTCAGGGCTTGCAGGACAGCCCCGG AGAGTGAGTGCACCCCTCGACAGCAGCTCCTAGAACACTTCCTGCGCCAGCTTCAGAG GAAGGATGCCCATGGGTTCTTCACTTTCCCAGTGACAGACGCCATCGCTCCAGGTTACTCTGTGATAATCAAACACCCCATGGATTTCAGCACCATGAACGACAAGATCACAGACAACGAGTACAAAACCGTCACAGAGTTCAAG GCGGACTTCAAGCTGATGTGTGATAATGCCATGGTGTATAACCGCCCAGAGACTGTTTACTACAAGGCTGCCAAGAAACTGCTGCACACTGGCTTCAAGATGATGAGCAAA GCGGCCATTTTAGGGGACGAGGACTTGGCGTCTGAGGAGCCCCCTCCGGAGGTCATCTCCATGCCCGTGGAGTCGGCGTCGGCCAAGAAATCCAAGAAACCCAAAGACATCAAAGATATGAAGGAAGTCATCAG TTACCTGTATGAGCCAGAGGGGAACGCCTGCAGCCTGACTGACAGCACAGCGGAGGAACACGTTCTGGCCCTGGTGGAGCACGCTGCAGATGAAGCACACGACCGCATCAACCGATACATGCCCAACTCCaag ATGGGTTACCTGAGGAAAGAGCCTGATGGTAATCTGTTGTACACTGTAGTGAATCAGCTGAATCCAGAAGCAAAAG AGGAGGAGACCCACCCTGTGGACCTGAGCTCTCTGTCCAATAAGCTCCTTCCTGGATTAACAACACTGGGTTTCAAAGATGACAGGAGACACAAGG tgacgTTCCTGAGCAGTACCTACAACACCCAGACCCTGCAGAACAACTCCATCTACCCAGACCTGCTGCCTGATGAGATGGACCTGCTCTACTCAGCCTACGGGGATGAGACTGGGGTGCAGTGTGCTCTCAG TATTCAGGAGTTTGTTAAAGGTTGTGGGAACGTTACTAAGCGTTTGGTTGACGGGCTGCTGGATAAGATGACTGCAGGGGACCACTCTAAGGCTGTCTACCAGATCAGACAG AAAAGAAACATGGCGTTACCGGACGAACCCAAGAGCAACATTTACGATATGCAG ATGGCTGATGGGACAGGTCTGGGAGAGGGCAGCTCAGTGCTGGACTTCATGTCCATGAAGAGCTACTCTGACATGTCTCTGGAGATGTCCATGCTCAACTCTTTAG GGAAGTCAGTGAAGAAGGAGCCGGGGCATGAAGACGGGGTCAGCCAGCAGCACTTTGAGGAGGCAGCCAAGCTGCTGCAGGAGTTCCAGGAGGGccaggtggagaggggaggctccagaccctcctctaacctctcctccctgtcagGGACCTCCGACAGGGACCAGCACCACCTGGGTAAGGACTGCAGGACAACACTGTCTGGAGCTCATCCACTTACCTGGCTGTATCAGTTCTtaagtcccaaatga
- the brd9 gene encoding bromodomain-containing protein 9 isoform X6, with the protein MGKKHKKHKPEWRTVDDCEDKPFEKQLKLVLKVGGSEITELSGSGHDSSYYDDRSDHERERHKDKKKKKKKKSEKEKDKHVDDEERRRRKEEKRKKREREQNESEAATASASGVGLPTVVPSHTGVAVEPFMLPKIPNIGISFEQQEEKKRKRERSEMESEVMDQFHPNIKVEVEQQGDRPVRACRTAPESECTPRQQLLEHFLRQLQRKDAHGFFTFPVTDAIAPGYSVIIKHPMDFSTMNDKITDNEYKTVTEFKADFKLMCDNAMVYNRPETVYYKAAKKLLHTGFKMMSKAAILGDEDLASEEPPPEVISMPVESASAKKSKKPKDIKDMKEVISSYLYEPEGNACSLTDSTAEEHVLALVEHAADEAHDRINRYMPNSKMGYLRKEPDGNLLYTVVNQLNPEAKEEETHPVDLSSLSNKLLPGLTTLGFKDDRRHKVTFLSSTYNTQTLQNNSIYPDLLPDEMDLLYSAYGDETGVQCALSIQEFVKGCGNVTKRLVDGLLDKMTAGDHSKAVYQIRQKRNMALPDEPKSNIYDMQMADGTGLGEGSSVLDFMSMKSYSDMSLEMSMLNSLGKSVKKEPGHEDGVSQQHFEEAAKLLQEFQEGQVERGGSRPSSNLSSLSGTSDRDQHHLGKDCRTTLSGAHPLTWLYQFLSPK; encoded by the exons ATGGGGAAGAAGCATAAAAAGCACAAGCCGGAGTGGAGAACAGTTGATG ACTGTGAGGACAAGCCTTTTGAGAAGCAGCTGAAGCTGGTGCTCAAAGTGGGAGGAAGTGAGATCACAGAACTCTCAGGCTCCGGCCATGACTCCAGTTACTACGACGACAGGTCAGACCATGAACGAGAGCGCCACAAggacaaaaagaagaagaagaagaaaaagtctGAGAAGGAGAAAGACAAACATGTagatgatgaggagaggagaagacggaAG gaagagaagaggaagaagagagagcgGGAGCAGAATGAATCAGAGGCTGCTACTGCCTCTGCCAGTGGTGTGGGCCTGCCCACTGTTGTGCCCAGTCACACTGGTGTGGCAGTCGAGCCTTTCATGCTGCCAAAGATACCAAACATTGGTATTAGTTTTGAG cagcaggaggagaagaagaggaagagggagaggtctGAGATGGAGTCGGAGGTGATGGACCAGTTTCACCCCAACATCAAGGTAGAGGTGGAGCAACAAGGAGACCGGCCTGTCAGGGCTTGCAGGACAGCCCCGG AGAGTGAGTGCACCCCTCGACAGCAGCTCCTAGAACACTTCCTGCGCCAGCTTCAGAG GAAGGATGCCCATGGGTTCTTCACTTTCCCAGTGACAGACGCCATCGCTCCAGGTTACTCTGTGATAATCAAACACCCCATGGATTTCAGCACCATGAACGACAAGATCACAGACAACGAGTACAAAACCGTCACAGAGTTCAAG GCGGACTTCAAGCTGATGTGTGATAATGCCATGGTGTATAACCGCCCAGAGACTGTTTACTACAAGGCTGCCAAGAAACTGCTGCACACTGGCTTCAAGATGATGAGCAAA GCGGCCATTTTAGGGGACGAGGACTTGGCGTCTGAGGAGCCCCCTCCGGAGGTCATCTCCATGCCCGTGGAGTCGGCGTCGGCCAAGAAATCCAAGAAACCCAAAGACATCAAAGATATGAAGGAAGTCATCAG CAGTTACCTGTATGAGCCAGAGGGGAACGCCTGCAGCCTGACTGACAGCACAGCGGAGGAACACGTTCTGGCCCTGGTGGAGCACGCTGCAGATGAAGCACACGACCGCATCAACCGATACATGCCCAACTCCaag ATGGGTTACCTGAGGAAAGAGCCTGATGGTAATCTGTTGTACACTGTAGTGAATCAGCTGAATCCAGAAGCAAAAG AGGAGGAGACCCACCCTGTGGACCTGAGCTCTCTGTCCAATAAGCTCCTTCCTGGATTAACAACACTGGGTTTCAAAGATGACAGGAGACACAAGG tgacgTTCCTGAGCAGTACCTACAACACCCAGACCCTGCAGAACAACTCCATCTACCCAGACCTGCTGCCTGATGAGATGGACCTGCTCTACTCAGCCTACGGGGATGAGACTGGGGTGCAGTGTGCTCTCAG TATTCAGGAGTTTGTTAAAGGTTGTGGGAACGTTACTAAGCGTTTGGTTGACGGGCTGCTGGATAAGATGACTGCAGGGGACCACTCTAAGGCTGTCTACCAGATCAGACAG AAAAGAAACATGGCGTTACCGGACGAACCCAAGAGCAACATTTACGATATGCAG ATGGCTGATGGGACAGGTCTGGGAGAGGGCAGCTCAGTGCTGGACTTCATGTCCATGAAGAGCTACTCTGACATGTCTCTGGAGATGTCCATGCTCAACTCTTTAG GGAAGTCAGTGAAGAAGGAGCCGGGGCATGAAGACGGGGTCAGCCAGCAGCACTTTGAGGAGGCAGCCAAGCTGCTGCAGGAGTTCCAGGAGGGccaggtggagaggggaggctccagaccctcctctaacctctcctccctgtcagGGACCTCCGACAGGGACCAGCACCACCTGGGTAAGGACTGCAGGACAACACTGTCTGGAGCTCATCCACTTACCTGGCTGTATCAGTTCTtaagtcccaaatga